One window from the genome of Haloprofundus halobius encodes:
- a CDS encoding DUF7557 family protein, with protein MPEIHLDDETVSRLDNLREEDEEYDELITELINIYEASERTLFHGGDEI; from the coding sequence ATGCCGGAGATACACCTCGACGACGAAACCGTCAGCCGACTCGATAACCTCCGTGAGGAGGACGAGGAGTACGACGAGTTGATCACGGAACTCATCAACATCTACGAAGCGAGCGAGCGAACGCTGTTCCACGGCGGCGACGAAATCTGA
- a CDS encoding HAD family hydrolase has protein sequence MERYDLLYRLYDEFDTKTLREYQNFVDVFPPVDSRVALDHWQEANDELEERKDEIRSAFAMGATYAEVVARATREQAFTALDLHSKYGRAVNALVLDVDETLRSAGRTDNEIPRDTLHMLTEFHESGVPIVICTGQTLENVKGFAIQGLGNELVHSGDVSIVYEAGTGVFTPGHGSDTKRLLYENLDSDIQSVFGEIRSRVLPDAPEELRRSVHLQGNEFNVTIKPNFETGSKRAEAVIDEGLVYLLDLVGEAVVNSLDIAELAESEAGGRAELGPSWARAYYADADNEIREVLESEHAVPELALEDVPSAVSERFDRIDMAYYHADAAEVGSLELDKAAGVESALDVLGVDDPFVVVMGDSKSDLRVMQWAADNDAGLAAAPDHSSRDVLAHVMDTDELVFGRGRSAEMLRTISALNLLAKLG, from the coding sequence ATGGAGCGGTACGACCTGCTGTATCGACTGTACGACGAGTTCGACACGAAGACGCTGCGGGAGTACCAGAACTTCGTCGACGTGTTCCCGCCCGTCGACTCGCGCGTCGCACTCGACCACTGGCAGGAGGCGAACGACGAACTGGAGGAGCGGAAAGACGAGATACGGTCGGCGTTCGCGATGGGCGCGACGTACGCCGAAGTCGTCGCGCGCGCCACCCGAGAGCAGGCGTTCACCGCGTTGGACCTGCATTCGAAATATGGCCGCGCGGTGAACGCGCTCGTGTTGGACGTCGACGAGACGCTCCGCTCGGCGGGGCGCACGGACAACGAGATCCCGCGCGACACGCTGCACATGCTCACCGAGTTCCACGAATCCGGTGTGCCGATCGTCATCTGCACCGGCCAGACCTTGGAGAACGTCAAGGGGTTCGCGATTCAGGGTCTCGGTAACGAACTCGTCCACTCCGGCGACGTGAGCATCGTCTACGAGGCAGGCACCGGCGTGTTCACCCCCGGTCACGGCTCCGACACGAAGCGCCTGCTGTACGAGAACCTCGACTCGGACATCCAGTCGGTGTTCGGCGAGATTCGCTCGCGGGTGTTGCCCGACGCGCCCGAGGAACTCCGGCGGTCGGTCCACCTCCAGGGCAACGAGTTCAACGTCACGATCAAGCCGAACTTCGAGACGGGGAGCAAACGGGCCGAGGCCGTCATCGACGAGGGGCTCGTCTATCTGCTCGATCTGGTCGGCGAGGCGGTCGTCAACTCGCTGGACATCGCCGAACTCGCGGAGAGCGAGGCCGGCGGCCGGGCCGAACTCGGCCCGTCGTGGGCGCGGGCGTACTACGCCGACGCGGACAACGAGATCCGCGAGGTACTCGAATCGGAGCACGCGGTTCCCGAACTGGCGCTCGAAGACGTTCCGTCGGCCGTCTCCGAGCGCTTCGACCGCATCGACATGGCCTACTACCACGCCGACGCCGCGGAAGTCGGGTCGCTCGAACTCGACAAGGCCGCGGGCGTCGAGTCGGCGCTCGACGTGCTCGGCGTCGACGACCCGTTCGTCGTCGTGATGGGCGACAGTAAGTCCGACCTCAGAGTGATGCAGTGGGCCGCCGACAACGACGCTGGACTCGCCGCCGCACCGGACCACTCCTCTCGGGACGTGCTCGCGCACGTGATGGACACCGACGAACTGGTGTTCGGTCGGGGTCGGTCGGCGGAGATGCTTCGGACGATATCCGCCCTCAACCTGCTGGCGAAACTTGGTTGA
- a CDS encoding PGF-CTERM sorting domain-containing protein, whose translation MISAATAVETETNAGRSTTSTPFPGFGPLPALLAALTAGLLLARRR comes from the coding sequence GTGATAAGCGCGGCGACGGCCGTCGAAACCGAGACGAACGCGGGGCGTTCGACCACGTCGACGCCGTTCCCCGGCTTCGGACCGCTCCCGGCGCTTCTCGCCGCGCTGACGGCGGGACTGTTGCTCGCGCGTCGCCGCTGA
- the ptsP gene encoding phosphoenolpyruvate--protein phosphotransferase, with translation MSERTLSGVGATPLSGVGSVVWYRPGEALELDDPPEPDAVDPAAERERFEAARDAARDELETERERARERVGDEEAAVFDAHLQFLDDPQIETAVGDELDGGLPAEHAVREGFSGPISQFESMEGRMAERADDLRDIRDRLLRLLVGGERADLSALPSGSVVFAERLTPSDTAQLDPEVVSGFVTATGGRTSHAAIFARSLVLPAVVGVGDDLFAVEEGTEVVVDGDTGDVILDPSEETRAAAAESDRADVRHEPVATSDGKPIEVAANVGQPAELEGAVEQGADGVGLYRTEFLFLERESPPDEEEQYDAYVEALDAFPDGRVVVRTLDVGGDKPIPYLDLPEEENPFLGERGIRRSLGVDADLFETQLRALLRAAADGAGDLAVMVPMVATVEEFESARGALDSVAADLDGEGVDYESPEFGLMIETPSAAFMADEFAARAEFLSIGTNDLTQYVMAASRGNERISELHDPRHPAVLRAIARTVEGADGTDAWVGMCGEMAGDPDLTRLLVGLGLDELSLSAVTIPDVKANVAETERESASALAERTLHASTKREVGRLITETTENTEP, from the coding sequence GTGAGTGAACGAACACTCTCGGGCGTCGGCGCGACGCCTTTGTCGGGCGTCGGCAGCGTCGTCTGGTACCGCCCCGGCGAGGCCCTCGAACTCGACGACCCGCCGGAACCGGACGCCGTCGACCCGGCGGCCGAGCGCGAACGCTTCGAAGCGGCGAGAGACGCCGCCCGCGACGAACTGGAGACCGAGCGCGAACGCGCCCGCGAGCGGGTCGGCGACGAGGAGGCCGCCGTCTTCGACGCGCACCTCCAGTTCCTTGACGACCCCCAAATCGAGACCGCCGTCGGCGACGAGCTCGACGGCGGTCTCCCCGCGGAGCACGCCGTCCGCGAGGGATTCTCGGGCCCAATTTCGCAGTTCGAGTCGATGGAGGGGCGGATGGCCGAGCGCGCCGACGACCTCCGCGACATCCGCGACCGACTCCTCCGTCTCCTGGTCGGCGGCGAGCGGGCCGACCTCTCGGCGCTCCCCTCGGGGAGCGTCGTCTTCGCCGAGCGGCTGACGCCGAGCGACACGGCGCAACTCGACCCCGAGGTGGTCTCGGGGTTCGTCACCGCGACCGGCGGGCGAACGTCGCACGCGGCCATCTTCGCGCGGTCGCTCGTGCTCCCGGCGGTCGTCGGCGTCGGCGACGACCTGTTCGCCGTCGAGGAGGGAACGGAGGTCGTCGTCGACGGCGACACCGGCGACGTGATTCTCGACCCGAGCGAGGAGACGCGCGCGGCCGCAGCAGAATCCGACCGCGCCGATGTTCGCCACGAACCGGTGGCGACGAGCGACGGCAAACCCATCGAAGTCGCGGCGAACGTCGGCCAACCCGCCGAGTTGGAGGGCGCGGTCGAGCAGGGCGCCGACGGCGTCGGCCTCTACCGGACCGAGTTCCTCTTTCTCGAACGCGAGTCGCCGCCGGACGAGGAGGAACAGTACGACGCGTACGTCGAGGCGCTCGACGCGTTCCCGGACGGACGCGTCGTCGTCCGGACGCTCGACGTCGGCGGCGACAAACCCATCCCGTACCTCGACCTGCCGGAGGAGGAGAATCCGTTCCTCGGCGAGCGCGGAATTCGCCGCTCGCTCGGCGTCGACGCCGACCTCTTCGAGACGCAGCTCCGCGCGCTGCTCCGGGCGGCGGCCGACGGCGCGGGCGACCTGGCGGTGATGGTGCCGATGGTCGCCACCGTCGAGGAGTTCGAGTCAGCGCGCGGGGCGCTCGACTCGGTCGCCGCCGACCTCGACGGCGAGGGCGTCGACTACGAGAGTCCGGAGTTCGGCCTGATGATAGAGACGCCGTCGGCGGCGTTCATGGCCGACGAGTTCGCCGCGCGCGCGGAGTTTCTCTCCATCGGGACGAACGACCTCACCCAGTACGTGATGGCCGCGTCGCGTGGGAACGAACGGATCTCGGAACTGCACGACCCACGACATCCGGCCGTGCTGCGCGCCATCGCGCGGACGGTCGAAGGGGCCGACGGAACTGACGCGTGGGTCGGGATGTGCGGCGAGATGGCGGGCGACCCCGACTTGACCCGACTGCTCGTCGGCCTCGGCCTCGACGAACTGAGTCTGAGCGCCGTCACGATTCCGGACGTGAAAGCGAACGTCGCGGAAACGGAACGCGAGTCGGCGTCGGCGCTCGCAGAGCGCACGCTCCATGCTAGCACGAAGCGTGAAGTGGGCCGGCTGATAACTGAGACTACGGAGAACACAGAACCATGA
- a CDS encoding DUF5799 family protein, with the protein MQNWTDSIVGERMAVDREFNQRVRDSAFTSQEWGLIMTATEFEIENADDAENARIVADTEKVPQIIPELENVRSQMQSMGGAPEGGTRGGGGGLFDSIKGALGLGGSGGGVDQERLERAERLTQEYADELQSHLERKGKWQQVRLAYQE; encoded by the coding sequence ATGCAGAACTGGACCGACAGCATCGTCGGCGAGCGAATGGCCGTCGACAGGGAGTTCAACCAGCGAGTCCGCGACTCGGCGTTCACGAGCCAGGAGTGGGGGCTCATCATGACCGCCACCGAGTTCGAGATAGAGAACGCCGACGACGCCGAGAACGCCCGCATCGTCGCCGACACGGAGAAGGTACCGCAGATAATCCCCGAACTGGAGAACGTGCGCTCGCAGATGCAGTCGATGGGCGGTGCGCCAGAAGGGGGCACCCGCGGCGGCGGTGGCGGCCTCTTCGACTCGATAAAGGGCGCGCTCGGTCTCGGCGGCAGCGGCGGGGGTGTCGACCAAGAGCGACTCGAACGCGCCGAGCGGCTCACGCAGGAGTACGCCGACGAACTGCAGTCGCATCTCGAACGGAAAGGCAAGTGGCAGCAGGTCCGCCTCGCCTACCAGGAGTGA
- a CDS encoding PTS fructose transporter subunit IIB, producing the protein MKLVAVTSCPTGIAHSQMGAENLEQTAERLGHEIKVEIQGAMGAENELSADEIRDADAVIIAADTSVNRDRFSEKPLVKGTIKDAVNDPEGLIEEARAAAGVEEASAADDASTGGGEGVAAGAGEGTEATTADRPADAAQTGTPAETDQIGGDPNKGLFARLKRLFS; encoded by the coding sequence ATGAAACTTGTCGCAGTCACGTCCTGTCCGACCGGAATCGCGCACAGTCAGATGGGTGCAGAGAACTTAGAACAGACCGCAGAGCGTCTCGGTCACGAGATCAAAGTCGAGATTCAAGGGGCGATGGGCGCGGAAAACGAACTCTCCGCCGACGAGATTCGAGACGCCGACGCCGTCATCATCGCCGCCGACACCTCGGTCAACCGCGACCGCTTCTCGGAGAAACCGCTGGTGAAAGGAACCATCAAGGACGCCGTCAACGACCCGGAGGGACTCATCGAGGAGGCGCGAGCGGCGGCAGGTGTCGAGGAGGCCAGCGCCGCCGACGACGCTTCGACCGGCGGCGGCGAAGGTGTGGCGGCCGGCGCCGGAGAGGGAACCGAGGCGACCACCGCCGACCGCCCGGCCGACGCCGCGCAGACCGGCACACCCGCCGAGACCGACCAGATCGGCGGCGACCCGAACAAAGGCCTGTTCGCCCGTCTCAAGCGTCTGTTCTCCTGA